tgagcactttccgactttggcgccggatcgtactagagatgcgacttacccgtatgctgcctcttggataggagcggtgcgcagcagtgtgcctctggcggcctctcgCAAGGCTTGGAGAGTCCTACCTGCTGACGAGGTAATTTTCTTGTACTGTTGTGTcctctttgtatttgtatttgtgttgttgcctgagttgtctgttttgtagatggtatggcgtccttttgccaacgcgcttacctgcctcggctgcacgtgcccatttcctgtctgggcggcgggttttgcttccaagtgtgtaccgccatatgtggtacctaGGGGAGAGAGTGTCCACTCAGCACAATCGGGGGAGAGActtatccccaaggacccaccagggtccatgctggcgttggatgaagagcttgcccggctctatgtggaggctaggggcgatgctgtttgccgctcttggagggattttgtacacaggaaggggatcTATGaagacttcctgaggaggctggctccaccagtacgcttcgtactgccggtgagctttgaaccttgtattcttgtatctttgtattcttgtattcttgtattgattggatgattgtatgattgaaCGATTGTatataggaggaggaggttgatcctgaggatattccccatgctgataggatcctccgctatgagaactcggacagggaacaggtggtggagaccatcccttttgcttctcctccgcaccggaaatcatatgatgctgtacctgagcattatgccgctgtaagtactgttgcattttttgaaactgtttgtaatcttgtactggggaattgatcttggattttgtatgcaggcacCTCGGGGGAGAGTGCGTcgttggatgctcttgcttgattcttggaagaggtattgtgccaagctaacccggaagctttctggccgggacagagaggtgcctttcttgatcttgaaatttgtattatggaaatttgaacttggatgttgattcttgaaattgtattttgtataggagcgccgtcgagaacgtagaggatccgttgacagagaaccccaggcggagacgtcctcgaggcaggaggggccgagcttggatctgggacaggggtccggtgctggtactcatcagaggcattctgatgctgagcggggagcttccccttttgtacatgttgatcccaccaggcattcgtttggaggtgcaggcgGTTCACGATCCTTTGTTTCTTCTCCTCCTGGTTACtatttcggaggaagtggtcctcagccctggggtgcagattcctgggcttactatgcagagatggagaggatgcgccaggctcagatgtttgggtcgtaccagtaTATGCCAATGCTgccgccgtatcagtattcctctcctcagcagggagttcatccctccactagcacacttcgtatctcggagcaagATCCTATTACCCCTGGGACGTAGCTGGATCAGGAGTTGGAGCGCCTCAGGAGCCGGAACAGGGGCAAGGCacctgtggttgatatcactgctggtgatgactcggactgaccctgcatggtagcgagttccagcttgcctgggttgattttgtataggttgtattgtattgtatttgtatggatttgaaactagaatttttgtatggtttgtatggctttgaactttgaattggtttgcaaaatttgaagattggttttttgtatgcttgaatgtttggaattgtatgcgttgtgtgtgccttgaaatttgtggctagatgcatgcatgagaaatttgccaaaaaattttgaaaaaatttgcccatttttcgggtgtatatacccactataagcccccactttgactgaggttttttggttaggaaaagcgcaagtcaaagtatattcaacttttgctatgcatatgcagactcgacttaggacgccgatctaggacttggatgcttgaattttgaaataacccgaaatctgcccgaagcgttgatccggactgtttgaagttgcgcggtttgcggctttggaatcttgaataatggaggttgtactctgctgtccgaaacactaaagagtgtgtactcggagtcataagagaggacatTGACCTCGTCCTTaggtgcaggcccctgcgcctggcgcaggcttggcgcctggcgctcgtgggctgtcgtgcaagccgactcttgtataaatagggagcttgttggatcattttttgcattaatccttccctgctatcattgcatactgcttcctctcgaaaagaaaagaaaatatggatgtgtcctttgagagtgccttgaactcgtggcttggttcgctcggtaaattggagaaaagggagcttgatggcatgcatcttgggtgctcgtctcttttcggtttgtaaaattggatcaacacttcattcttgctgctttggaggcttgggatccgaatcatcatgtctttcgttttggaaataatgaggtatgtcccctccctgaggaatttagtgctatattggggtggcccattgatgagcggcatttatgtcgctctaggctacgattttatagagttttattatgcttttttgttagttttatatagtttttctGTTCTTTTATCCCCCTTTTCAATCTTTGTTCTTTTCAggtgataatgttgaaaatgatggaaaaatagctgagatttgctcgagcaggtgccgtgcgatcgcacggacattttgtgcgctcgcacgggtctACAGAGTTGGCTCCAAAAGTCAAGGCAGTGTGTGCGCTCGTGCCTCAAATTCGTGTGCTCGCACAAATCCgcaaaatcgatgcaggaactatgagtgattttgtgcgatcgcaccgcagaggagcccgctcgcacggaatttaggtgggctcgcactaaattcctgtgcgagcacacgagGATTTTCTGAGATTTAGCCAAGTtacagccgtgcgatcgcacggttgttgGGCACGTTCGCACGGCACGAGGGAGAAGAATCGTCGCAGGGCCCGTTCGCATTAATACACAGCACGATCGCACCgatgcgatcgcacctgggtctgcccgatcgcacggctgcgcgggattcagttttcgagtttaaaactcttatttttggggtttagtataaataggatttttgattattttcattttacgctttcatattttacatttcatatttttacactttcaattctagaggttttgtgattttgttcttcaatctagagagagaaactctttaattccaagcatcaattcagtaattttcttcaactcttctcttctttatgcaattaaattcttagttctttaattcttgcaattgcttagttgataattgttttgcaattcctcaataccttgagttcttgatttcaattttgcttgttactttgattttcagtttttgatttgattgtgcaattgagttTCCTATTCTCTACTTCTTCTCCTTTAACTTCATGATAGCTAATTTTGAACTAATGGATAGCTTGATTGTtaggatgattagtgagtagttttaggttagggaaaggggagaaactaggggatgaattaggggaaatagattgttgattgttggttgattcatgtgattgaacaagatttgatgataggaaatccatgctagttgagtggtagttgcaaatgctattcgattagatttccgtggaaccataggataggtttggcaagacattgtggacctatcttgtgttgatcaaatggcggtacctattatatgctagttagtttagtctaggattaggcgaaagctcttccgtggattagacgcttagcgttccctatccgagaggtg
This Spinacia oleracea cultivar Varoflay chromosome 6, BTI_SOV_V1, whole genome shotgun sequence DNA region includes the following protein-coding sequences:
- the LOC130463081 gene encoding uncharacterized protein → MVPRDALAFSGAGWSPSDLEEEVDPEDIPHADRILRYENSDREQVVETIPFASPPHRKSYDAVPEHYAAAPRGRVRRWMLLLDSWKRYCAKLTRKLSGRDREVPFLILKFVLWKFELGC